A single genomic interval of Alligator mississippiensis isolate rAllMis1 chromosome 15, rAllMis1, whole genome shotgun sequence harbors:
- the LOC102569228 gene encoding galectin-7: protein MALKSVTGVTAPCALVFHDLSPPCTGVRIQGSVPCDCQRFSVDFCCGEETNRDVAFHFNPRFDQNTVVCNSFQNQKWQSEQTKAENPFSHETCFQLDFSITDEHFEVLVNNEVFERFRHRIPLCHVKVLEVGPKVDIHKIEFF from the exons ATGGCTCTCAAGTCTGTCACAGGGGTG ACCGCCCCCTGCGCCCTGGTTTTTCATGATCTTTCCCCACCTTGTACGGGGGTGCGAATCCAGGGCTCTGTGCCGTGCGACTGCCAGAG gttCTCCGTGGActtctgctgtggggaggagacCAACCGTGATGTGGCCTTTCACTTCAACCCCCGCTTCGACCAGAACACAGTGGTGTGCAACAGCTTCCAGAACCAGAAATGGCAGAGTGAGCAGACCAAGGCGGAGAACCCATTCAGCCACGAGACCTGCTTCCAGCTGGACTTCTCCATCACTGACGAGCACTTCGAG gtgCTTGTGAACAACGAGGTGTTCGAGCGGTTCCGTCACCGCATCCCCCTGTGCCACGTGAAGGTCCTGGAAGTCGGGCCCAAGGTGGACATCCACAAGATTGAGTTCTTCTAA
- the LOC102569460 gene encoding galectin-7: MALKSVTGLTTPCVLVLDCGFQAGRHVRIQGSVPCGSQWFSVNFCCSDGPSCDIAFHFNPRLDQNCVVFNTFQNRSWQCNQTKEENPFKHGASFQLDIHITEEHFEVLVNNNVFDRYSHRIPLCQVKSLEVQPKVDIHKIEFF, from the exons ATGGCTCTCAAGTCTGTCACAGGGCTG ACCACCCCCTGCGTCCTGGTTTTAGACTGTGGTTTTCAGGCTGGGAGGCACGTGAGAATCCAGGGCTCTGTTCCTTGCGGCTCCCAGTG GTTCTCCGTGAACTTCTGCTGTTCGGATGGGCCCAGCTGCGATATAGCTTTTCACTTCAACCCCCGCTTGGACCAGAACTGTGTGGTGTTCAACACCTTCCAGAACCGCAGCTGGCAGTGTAACCAGACCAAGGAGGAGAACCCGTTCAAGCACGGGGCCTCCTTCCAGCTAGACATCCACATCACTGAAGAGCACTTTGAG GTTCTTGTGAACAACAACGTGTTCGATCGGTACAGTCACCGCATCCCTCTGTGTCAAGTGAAGAGCCTGGAGGTCCAGCCTAAGGTGGACATCCACAAGATTGAGTTCTTCTAG